A stretch of the Halomonas sp. BDJS001 genome encodes the following:
- a CDS encoding glycosyltransferase, which yields MAVAQRRIHAPPAASKKGVGTSLAIADNDRVQGNIDATNGGYVSGWYVDKSSIGKVFDCYVYLDNELYLTIKNDRPRPDLKQAGYSEGLGGFSFQIAPALLTVSTTLSLRFENGVRFDDVAIGERLGPSLPNHRFPQGDHAPVSVIVPIFNALDDVKCCVERLLQYTRPSVEVLLINDASTDPGVRHFLDSVSLPAHYHVHHNTDNLGYTRTINRGIELAGERDVILLNSDARVTPRWVEGLQRAVASDPLIATVTPMSDRAGAFSAPTIGNDNPLPAGTSEADYAVAFRRHSLGLYPSVPTGNGFCLYIRRAVLSLLGAFDAEAFPRGYGEENDFCMRARAAGWLNVIDDRTYVFHERNQSFGEQKIALMDAGRAVIDQRYPDYSLAISVFSQSPSILAARYLARKALSAVEQHDPVVPRVLFVISTLTGGTPQTNRDLMRALGSNIEPWLLHCDSQTMRLYRVAAFGPDTLVHQHMLSEPVEPLTHVSHEYDRVIQRWLAAYDFAVMHIRHLAWHSLNLPRLAQVEGVRVIKSFHDFYAACPTVKLLDENNVYCAGQCTNTKGTCQPELWQAAGQQPVLPALKHHWVYHWREQFVEKVVPYCDQFVTTHASVKETLLPLLKLPAENFHIIPHGRDFSRFYQLAAPYQQGEALRILVLGHINEAKGSQLIQQLADQDRGQSLHFHILGDTELAEQPGITLHGSYQRDELAALVADINPHAGAVISIWNETWSHTLTELWALGLPVLVSDFPTLQDRVAVSGAGWVVDMHTLQHSNRLYDLVVSQLQEKLLLIPEVQRQMQETGTTRHMAAKYQKLYFASTSIESTAIESTSINLIPE from the coding sequence GGAAATATTGATGCCACCAACGGCGGTTATGTATCAGGTTGGTATGTTGATAAATCCAGCATTGGCAAAGTATTTGATTGTTATGTGTACCTTGATAATGAGCTTTATTTAACGATCAAAAATGATAGGCCGCGCCCAGACCTGAAGCAGGCCGGTTACTCAGAAGGGCTAGGTGGGTTCAGCTTTCAAATAGCCCCCGCCTTGTTAACTGTTAGTACAACACTAAGCCTGCGTTTTGAAAATGGCGTGCGCTTTGATGATGTTGCTATTGGTGAAAGGTTGGGGCCATCTCTTCCTAATCATCGATTCCCGCAAGGGGATCATGCCCCTGTTAGTGTCATTGTGCCTATATTTAACGCACTTGATGATGTGAAGTGCTGCGTTGAACGGTTACTGCAATATACCCGACCCAGTGTTGAGGTGCTGCTGATTAATGATGCCAGCACAGATCCCGGCGTTCGTCATTTTTTGGACTCTGTATCGCTACCCGCTCATTATCATGTTCACCATAATACGGATAATTTGGGATACACACGTACCATTAATCGCGGTATTGAGTTAGCCGGTGAGCGTGATGTTATTTTGCTCAACTCGGATGCCCGTGTGACTCCCAGGTGGGTAGAGGGGTTGCAGAGAGCCGTTGCCAGCGACCCGTTAATTGCGACTGTGACACCTATGTCCGATCGTGCGGGTGCATTTTCAGCCCCCACGATCGGTAATGATAATCCGCTACCTGCTGGAACCTCAGAAGCTGATTATGCCGTCGCGTTTCGTCGGCACTCGCTAGGGTTGTACCCTTCGGTACCTACGGGAAATGGCTTTTGTCTCTATATTCGCCGCGCGGTGTTATCGTTGCTGGGCGCTTTTGATGCGGAAGCGTTTCCCCGTGGTTACGGTGAAGAGAACGATTTCTGTATGCGTGCCAGGGCTGCTGGTTGGCTTAATGTGATTGATGACCGAACCTATGTTTTCCATGAGCGTAACCAAAGTTTTGGTGAGCAAAAAATAGCCTTGATGGATGCTGGGCGTGCGGTGATTGATCAACGCTATCCTGATTATTCCCTGGCGATTTCGGTATTTTCGCAAAGCCCGAGTATTTTGGCAGCAAGGTACTTAGCCCGAAAGGCGTTGTCTGCGGTTGAGCAGCACGACCCTGTTGTTCCTCGTGTGTTGTTTGTTATTTCTACCTTAACCGGAGGAACCCCACAAACTAATCGTGATTTAATGCGTGCGCTAGGTTCAAACATTGAGCCTTGGCTGCTTCATTGTGATTCGCAAACAATGCGGCTTTATCGTGTGGCGGCGTTTGGCCCTGATACCCTCGTTCATCAACACATGCTTTCAGAGCCTGTAGAGCCATTGACTCACGTGTCGCATGAGTACGACCGAGTAATTCAGCGCTGGTTGGCAGCGTATGATTTTGCGGTTATGCATATCCGCCATCTGGCGTGGCACTCACTCAATTTACCACGCCTGGCGCAAGTCGAGGGTGTGAGAGTAATTAAGTCGTTTCACGATTTTTACGCGGCTTGCCCCACCGTGAAGCTACTTGATGAAAATAACGTTTATTGTGCCGGGCAGTGCACTAACACTAAGGGCACTTGCCAACCGGAGCTATGGCAGGCGGCTGGCCAGCAGCCGGTGTTGCCTGCCTTGAAACATCACTGGGTGTACCATTGGCGAGAGCAGTTTGTTGAAAAAGTAGTCCCTTACTGTGATCAATTTGTGACAACCCATGCCAGTGTGAAAGAGACGCTACTGCCGCTTTTAAAGTTACCGGCTGAGAATTTCCATATCATTCCTCACGGCCGGGATTTTTCGCGTTTTTATCAATTGGCAGCGCCTTACCAGCAGGGCGAAGCCCTCAGAATTTTAGTGTTAGGCCATATTAATGAGGCAAAAGGCAGCCAGCTAATTCAACAGCTAGCGGATCAGGATAGAGGCCAATCACTGCATTTCCATATATTGGGAGATACCGAGCTTGCTGAGCAGCCTGGCATTACTCTTCATGGTAGTTACCAGCGCGATGAACTTGCCGCACTAGTCGCTGATATTAACCCCCATGCAGGTGCGGTGATTTCGATCTGGAACGAGACCTGGAGCCATACGCTAACAGAGCTCTGGGCGCTCGGCTTGCCAGTTCTCGTCAGTGATTTTCCCACTCTGCAAGACCGTGTTGCAGTCTCCGGCGCGGGATGGGTGGTTGATATGCATACGCTGCAGCACTCAAATAGATTGTATGATTTGGTGGTGTCCCAGCTGCAAGAAAAGCTGCTGCTAATACCCGAGGTGCAACGTCAAATGCAAGAAACGGGCACCACGCGTCATATGGCGGCGAAGTATCAAAAACTCTATTTTGCAAGTACTTCGATTGAAAGTACTGCGATTGAAAGTACTTCGATCAACCTGATACCTGAATAG
- a CDS encoding sulfotransferase family protein produces the protein MHIPKTAGTSFRKACEAYFGEDKVLYDYYPDMKETSELVKEWVYQKDDYVGLDSQLSASGKLFLSGHVPAIKYVHLLGVTNTVAFVRDPVQRVVSEYHHHVRNNSYKKDLRTFYTQSHAINRQSRMLNRVPLEALGFIGLTEAYERSLVEINSRYGLAVKSVQLNQGRSDQQASYELDDETLAEIRDLNADDLRFYEHAEKLFQQRTQLFDEGKPYTHAALQDSKPGMVRGWAWYADTEEPVEVAIYVNGHEEVRTFAKEIRPGMLQLSLPRKGYVGFHHKFSKPLKKNDSVECVVASTGQVIGRYTV, from the coding sequence GTGCACATACCTAAAACGGCAGGCACAAGCTTTCGTAAGGCGTGTGAAGCCTATTTTGGCGAAGATAAAGTCCTTTATGACTACTACCCGGATATGAAGGAAACCTCCGAGCTGGTCAAGGAGTGGGTGTATCAAAAAGACGATTATGTGGGGCTGGATTCCCAACTTTCCGCTTCAGGTAAGCTATTTTTGAGTGGGCATGTCCCTGCTATCAAGTATGTTCATTTATTAGGCGTTACCAATACCGTCGCTTTCGTGCGCGACCCTGTTCAGCGTGTGGTGTCGGAATATCACCACCATGTGCGAAATAATTCTTATAAGAAAGATTTGCGTACTTTTTATACCCAAAGCCATGCGATTAATCGACAGTCACGCATGCTGAACCGTGTGCCGCTTGAGGCACTGGGCTTTATTGGCTTAACCGAAGCGTACGAGCGCAGCCTGGTAGAAATAAACTCACGCTATGGGTTGGCAGTTAAGTCGGTACAGCTCAATCAAGGCCGCAGCGATCAACAGGCTTCCTATGAGTTAGACGATGAAACGCTGGCTGAAATCAGGGATTTGAATGCTGACGACTTGCGCTTTTATGAACATGCGGAAAAATTATTTCAGCAGCGTACCCAGCTATTTGATGAAGGAAAACCCTACACACACGCAGCATTGCAGGATAGCAAACCTGGTATGGTGCGTGGTTGGGCCTGGTATGCTGATACGGAAGAACCTGTCGAAGTCGCCATTTATGTGAATGGCCATGAGGAGGTGCGAACCTTTGCCAAGGAGATTCGCCCCGGCATGCTGCAGTTGTCACTGCCCCGCAAAGGGTATGTTGGCTTCCATCATAAGTTTTCTAAACCTTTAAAAAAGAACGACAGCGTCGAGTGCGTGGTAGCAAGCACTGGACAGGTCATCGGCCGCTACACGGTTTAG
- a CDS encoding glycosyltransferase family 2 protein, with amino-acid sequence MNLFVRNLRVKPKSGLRPLVGEEGGSFEWLASDIDPQFEQTEALPLPGWQMLEADIAHNQPSAAVKLYFDLGNGFEEESSVYLPLKLGRITKRLFWMPWGVKAIRFDPLESEGLFTIRHLRFVWLTPWFAHDRLAQRLTRMHHRWRGREKREVVPSLKQQAHEKGVHWRTLAMAQYNATFERMSAGKSYQEWLDNQVLPSREEVRQFLTQAEYQPLISIVVPVYNPAPELLSACIDSVVAQSYPHWQLCLADDASTDPRVHKVLNRYAELDPRIEVVMRERNGHICAASNSALEIAKGEFTALLDHDDTLNEDALYQVVVALQEKPNAALLYSDEDKLNDRGERFDPHFKPAWNPDLLLGQNYISHLGVYRTELVRQVGGFREGYEGSQDHDLVLRVTAEISADRIVHIPKVLYHWRATKGSTAMNSTQKDYTAEAGLKAVASHVEKHHRGAMVEHGHYPNTYRVCWPIPAAAPLVSLLIPTRDRVEILKPCVDAILDRTDYQNFELLILDNGSTCSETLAYMEAVAKRDERVRVLLWSEPFNYSAINNFGAQHAKGEIIGLVNNDIEPINPEWLGEMVSQVCRPEIGCVGAKLYYPNDTIQHAGVILGIGGVAGHAHKYFTRNASGYFTRLHLVQNMSAVTAACLLVRKSVFEQVNGLNENELTVAFNDVDFCLKVREAGYRNLWTPYAELYHHESISRGADDNSKKRSRASKEVTYMRATWGERLDCDPAYNPNLTLVHEDFSLR; translated from the coding sequence GTGAACTTGTTTGTACGAAATTTACGCGTTAAGCCAAAAAGTGGCCTGCGCCCTTTAGTCGGTGAAGAGGGCGGTAGTTTTGAGTGGCTGGCATCTGATATCGACCCTCAGTTTGAGCAAACTGAGGCGCTGCCGCTTCCCGGTTGGCAAATGCTTGAGGCGGATATTGCCCACAACCAGCCCAGTGCAGCGGTTAAGCTATACTTTGATTTAGGCAACGGTTTTGAGGAGGAGTCGAGTGTTTACTTGCCCTTAAAGCTTGGCCGTATCACAAAGCGCCTGTTCTGGATGCCCTGGGGTGTGAAGGCAATTCGCTTTGATCCGCTCGAGTCAGAAGGGCTGTTCACCATTCGTCACCTGCGCTTTGTGTGGTTAACCCCTTGGTTCGCCCATGACCGCTTGGCACAACGCTTAACGCGGATGCACCACCGTTGGCGGGGGCGGGAGAAAAGAGAAGTAGTTCCCTCGTTAAAGCAGCAGGCTCATGAGAAGGGAGTTCACTGGCGTACCCTGGCCATGGCGCAATATAACGCCACGTTTGAGCGCATGAGTGCCGGCAAGAGTTATCAAGAGTGGTTGGACAATCAGGTATTGCCAAGCAGAGAGGAGGTTCGGCAATTTTTAACGCAGGCGGAATACCAACCGCTGATTTCGATTGTTGTGCCTGTTTATAATCCAGCACCTGAGTTATTAAGTGCCTGTATTGATTCAGTGGTAGCGCAGTCGTACCCCCATTGGCAGCTCTGCCTGGCAGACGACGCCTCTACCGACCCTCGGGTGCATAAGGTTTTAAACCGTTATGCCGAGTTAGACCCTCGCATTGAAGTGGTGATGCGAGAGCGTAACGGGCATATTTGTGCGGCCAGTAACAGTGCGTTGGAAATCGCAAAGGGTGAGTTTACAGCGCTGCTTGATCACGACGACACTCTCAATGAAGATGCCTTGTATCAAGTGGTCGTTGCGCTACAGGAAAAGCCTAATGCGGCGCTGCTGTATAGTGATGAAGATAAGCTAAATGATCGCGGTGAGCGGTTTGATCCTCACTTCAAGCCTGCCTGGAATCCTGACCTGCTATTGGGGCAAAACTATATCTCCCACTTGGGTGTATATCGTACTGAGCTGGTGCGCCAGGTGGGGGGCTTTCGTGAGGGGTATGAGGGCAGCCAGGATCACGACTTGGTGCTCCGGGTAACGGCGGAAATCTCCGCAGACCGTATTGTTCATATTCCCAAGGTGCTTTATCACTGGCGCGCTACGAAAGGCTCCACAGCGATGAACAGTACCCAAAAAGACTACACCGCTGAGGCGGGCCTTAAGGCGGTGGCTAGCCATGTAGAGAAGCATCACCGGGGGGCAATGGTTGAGCATGGCCATTACCCCAACACGTATCGCGTATGCTGGCCCATTCCTGCCGCGGCGCCATTGGTTAGCTTATTGATTCCTACCCGGGATCGGGTAGAGATTTTAAAGCCTTGCGTTGATGCGATTTTAGATCGTACGGACTACCAAAATTTTGAACTGTTGATTCTGGATAATGGCAGCACGTGCTCTGAAACCCTGGCGTATATGGAAGCCGTGGCAAAGCGCGATGAGAGGGTGCGTGTATTGCTCTGGTCAGAGCCGTTTAACTACTCCGCTATCAATAATTTCGGTGCCCAACATGCTAAGGGCGAAATTATTGGCTTAGTAAATAACGATATTGAGCCGATCAACCCTGAATGGTTGGGGGAGATGGTCAGCCAAGTTTGCCGCCCTGAAATTGGCTGTGTAGGGGCTAAGCTGTATTACCCCAATGATACGATTCAACACGCAGGGGTAATTCTGGGTATTGGTGGGGTGGCGGGCCATGCACACAAATACTTTACCCGTAATGCAAGTGGCTATTTCACGCGTTTGCATTTGGTTCAGAATATGTCGGCGGTTACCGCTGCCTGTTTGTTGGTGCGCAAGTCTGTCTTCGAGCAGGTGAACGGGCTAAATGAAAACGAGCTGACCGTTGCCTTTAACGATGTCGATTTTTGTTTGAAAGTGCGTGAAGCCGGGTACCGTAACCTGTGGACGCCCTACGCTGAGCTTTACCACCATGAGTCTATTTCTCGGGGTGCGGATGATAATTCGAAGAAGCGTTCGCGTGCCTCCAAAGAAGTCACGTATATGCGGGCTACATGGGGCGAGCGGTTAGATTGCGATCCTGCCTATAACCCCAACCTTACCCTTGTACATGAGGATTTTTCGTTGCGATAA
- a CDS encoding phosphotransferase, whose product MLKAIKKPTVPGFVDQVSEDAISGWSLAPYVTVLVNGRARCRLLCDRQRADVKKAGHSLSGNVGFRGQLALKHGDIVRVVTDKGVSLRNSPWLYKHPEQSDWLPMAISHHHAEYKALARLPDQLSVERFKPLFGLSAERQMAGAVLNVANQAPVMARFDVEPTAHSNVKQLYDKVITPSRIAAPPLLDAISQDRHVIQIFAFQPGITLDKVGRGWEAWVPLVMAQLLTLQQAGEERRSVLKRHSSRFKSLLHRLFPSVFFQALRGGGSKLELSFFIFLMRVTARLPRVLSHGDLHRNNVLIDAPRQQVALVDWDRWAYLPLGFDAALLLRGLPWGEVEPLALKRVDQQLGTLVFTYLFQCLDVAHFMHSKEAALLRDRIYTLYEQFKRRSHTSQ is encoded by the coding sequence ATGCTAAAAGCAATAAAAAAGCCGACCGTACCCGGTTTTGTCGATCAAGTCAGTGAGGATGCGATTAGTGGCTGGAGCTTGGCGCCGTACGTGACTGTTTTGGTCAATGGACGAGCACGTTGTCGTCTGCTTTGTGACCGCCAGCGAGCGGATGTGAAAAAGGCTGGGCATTCGTTGAGCGGCAACGTGGGTTTTCGTGGCCAGTTGGCGCTGAAGCACGGGGATATCGTCCGGGTTGTAACGGACAAAGGGGTGTCATTACGGAATAGCCCATGGCTCTATAAGCACCCCGAACAAAGCGATTGGCTACCTATGGCTATCTCTCATCACCACGCAGAGTATAAAGCACTTGCTAGGCTCCCTGATCAGTTGTCGGTAGAGAGGTTTAAACCCTTGTTTGGGTTGTCGGCAGAGCGGCAAATGGCTGGCGCTGTGCTTAATGTTGCTAACCAGGCGCCTGTCATGGCGCGTTTTGATGTGGAGCCGACGGCACATTCAAACGTGAAGCAGCTTTATGACAAGGTGATAACGCCTAGCCGGATAGCCGCACCGCCTTTATTGGATGCGATCTCTCAAGACAGGCATGTGATACAGATATTTGCTTTTCAGCCAGGTATTACACTGGATAAGGTGGGCAGAGGCTGGGAAGCTTGGGTGCCTTTAGTCATGGCGCAGCTTCTTACGCTTCAGCAAGCTGGTGAAGAAAGGCGCAGCGTTTTAAAGCGCCATTCAAGCCGTTTTAAAAGCTTATTGCATAGATTATTCCCATCGGTGTTCTTTCAGGCATTACGAGGTGGGGGTAGCAAGCTTGAATTGTCCTTTTTTATCTTTTTGATGCGGGTTACCGCACGCTTGCCACGCGTCTTGTCGCACGGAGATCTGCATCGTAATAACGTTCTCATTGATGCTCCGCGCCAGCAGGTGGCGCTTGTTGACTGGGATCGATGGGCGTATTTGCCGTTAGGGTTCGATGCTGCGCTTTTGTTGCGGGGGCTACCCTGGGGTGAAGTAGAACCGTTGGCTTTAAAAAGAGTGGATCAGCAGCTGGGTACCTTGGTGTTCACCTATCTGTTCCAGTGTTTGGACGTTGCTCACTTTATGCATTCGAAAGAAGCAGCCTTGCTGCGTGACCGTATCTATACGTTGTATGAACAGTTCAAACGGCGCTCTCATACAAGCCAATAA
- a CDS encoding glycosyltransferase: MSGEVGWVVLSDGARPTEDIYFLASAAPELRLRGIAVERVAVSRFFGASELHGRALLKRYAGANLLLCRSLPLSWLRWLKRHRNAFGYIAYLIDDDITAAANDPTLPAAYRKRMARIAKNQPRLLALANEVVASSEQLARCFLSDHANVQVLTPPLTAPLPSFEHFAIPLSSSANWNIGFYGTRAHLTDLQHIAPAIQQMQSQRMDTQVEIMLGQHTPENLIALPRVQAPSPLPWESFKVYQRERRCHIGLAPLLDTPFNRGKSFIKFLDIAAMGGVGIYSNRYPYTEVVRHGENGLLVNDTPIEWRSALEHLLENPEAAARMAKQAAVDAKRVGGVEATVQFWLQRSDALSQ, from the coding sequence GTGAGTGGTGAGGTTGGTTGGGTTGTTCTTAGCGATGGCGCGCGGCCTACCGAGGATATTTATTTCCTGGCGTCTGCGGCGCCTGAGTTGCGCCTGCGGGGAATTGCGGTTGAGCGGGTAGCCGTTTCTCGTTTCTTTGGGGCTAGCGAGTTGCATGGCCGCGCTCTGCTTAAACGCTATGCAGGCGCCAATCTGCTGCTTTGCCGCTCGCTGCCGCTAAGCTGGCTGCGTTGGTTGAAGCGTCATCGCAACGCCTTTGGCTATATCGCTTATTTAATTGATGATGATATTACGGCGGCAGCCAATGACCCCACATTACCTGCCGCCTACCGAAAGCGGATGGCGCGTATCGCTAAAAACCAGCCTCGGCTGCTGGCGTTGGCTAATGAGGTGGTGGCTTCTAGTGAGCAGTTGGCCCGCTGCTTTTTGAGTGATCACGCCAATGTTCAAGTGCTCACGCCGCCCCTTACTGCGCCTCTCCCATCCTTTGAGCATTTCGCAATACCGCTATCTTCCTCCGCTAATTGGAATATTGGCTTTTACGGTACGCGGGCGCATTTAACAGACCTCCAACATATTGCCCCCGCCATACAGCAAATGCAGTCGCAGCGTATGGATACCCAGGTAGAGATAATGCTGGGGCAGCATACCCCAGAAAACCTCATCGCACTGCCACGCGTACAAGCGCCTTCCCCTTTGCCGTGGGAGTCGTTTAAGGTCTATCAGCGAGAGCGCCGCTGCCATATAGGCTTGGCTCCGCTGTTAGATACCCCGTTCAATCGTGGCAAATCATTTATAAAGTTTTTAGATATTGCCGCCATGGGCGGGGTGGGCATTTATTCAAACCGTTACCCCTATACAGAGGTGGTACGCCACGGCGAAAACGGTTTACTGGTCAATGATACGCCCATTGAATGGCGAAGCGCTTTAGAGCATTTATTAGAAAACCCCGAAGCCGCTGCGCGGATGGCTAAACAAGCCGCTGTTGATGCAAAAAGGGTAGGTGGTGTAGAAGCCACCGTGCAGTTCTGGCTACAACGCAGCGATGCTTTGTCGCAGTAA
- the pgm gene encoding phosphoglucomutase (alpha-D-glucose-1,6-bisphosphate-dependent), with translation MESIVNAFYQEKPSASVVSERVSFGTSGHRGRATERTFNASHIFAITQAVVDYRLEAGYKGPLFLGFDTHALSRPAWECALQVLAANKVPVFVEKDHGFTATPLVSRAILQHNCPDGQAVPDAALADGLIITPSHNPPEDGGIKYNPHHGGPADTDATGWIELRANAYLLRQLEDVPLVPVEEAIAHAQEYDYTAHYVSQLGNVIDIAAIQKANLRLGADPMGGTALPVWQAVAAHYSLNLDVVNTAVDPEFAFMPPDHDGKIRMDCSSSAAMANLLNIKDRFDIAFGNDPDADRHGIVDANGLMNPNHFLAVCIDYLMTHRPEWSAELKVGKTLVSSSMIDRVVASHQRELYEVPVGFKWFVDGLHEGWLAFGGEESAGASLLTRDGKAWSTDKDGIVLCLLAAEIMAVTGKTPSEYYRTLTERFGEPFYKRVDTACSPEEKAAFKNLSAESVTEKTLAGDAITAVLVAAPGNGAAIGGIKVTTDNGWFAARPSGTESLYKVYAESFKGEQHLDELIENAKGLLAGVLKG, from the coding sequence ATGGAATCTATTGTTAACGCTTTTTATCAAGAAAAGCCAAGTGCCTCGGTTGTCAGCGAGCGGGTTTCGTTTGGCACTTCTGGCCATCGCGGCAGGGCAACTGAGCGTACATTTAATGCATCTCATATCTTCGCTATTACACAGGCCGTTGTCGATTACCGCCTTGAAGCAGGCTATAAAGGCCCGCTGTTTTTAGGTTTTGATACCCACGCACTTTCTCGTCCTGCCTGGGAGTGTGCACTGCAGGTATTGGCTGCCAACAAGGTGCCGGTATTTGTCGAGAAAGATCACGGCTTCACCGCGACGCCACTGGTCAGCCGCGCGATTTTGCAGCATAACTGCCCTGACGGTCAGGCTGTACCTGATGCGGCCCTGGCAGATGGTTTAATCATTACGCCTTCGCATAATCCTCCTGAAGACGGCGGTATTAAATACAATCCGCATCATGGCGGCCCTGCGGATACCGACGCGACCGGTTGGATCGAGTTGCGCGCCAATGCTTACCTACTGCGACAGTTAGAAGATGTACCCCTTGTTCCGGTTGAAGAGGCGATTGCACACGCGCAAGAGTACGATTACACGGCGCACTACGTGTCGCAGCTAGGCAACGTAATTGATATTGCCGCTATTCAGAAGGCGAACCTGAGGCTAGGTGCTGATCCCATGGGCGGCACCGCTCTACCGGTATGGCAGGCGGTCGCGGCGCACTATAGCTTGAACCTTGATGTGGTAAACACCGCGGTTGACCCTGAGTTTGCGTTTATGCCGCCAGATCACGATGGCAAAATCCGTATGGACTGCTCAAGCTCTGCGGCGATGGCCAATCTGCTTAATATTAAAGACCGTTTCGATATCGCCTTTGGCAATGACCCTGATGCCGATCGCCACGGTATTGTCGATGCCAACGGCTTGATGAATCCCAATCATTTTTTAGCAGTGTGCATCGACTACCTGATGACCCACCGCCCAGAGTGGTCGGCTGAGCTGAAGGTGGGGAAGACGTTAGTCTCGTCTTCCATGATTGACCGGGTCGTGGCCTCGCACCAGCGTGAGCTTTATGAAGTGCCGGTAGGCTTTAAGTGGTTTGTCGATGGCCTGCATGAAGGCTGGTTGGCCTTTGGCGGTGAAGAGAGCGCCGGCGCTAGTTTGCTGACCCGCGACGGTAAGGCGTGGTCCACCGATAAAGACGGCATTGTGCTGTGTTTGTTGGCGGCAGAGATTATGGCGGTCACCGGCAAAACGCCTAGCGAGTATTACCGCACGCTCACTGAACGTTTTGGCGAGCCTTTCTATAAGCGTGTTGATACCGCTTGTTCACCGGAAGAGAAAGCGGCGTTTAAAAATCTCAGTGCTGAGAGCGTCACCGAGAAAACCCTGGCAGGTGATGCGATCACTGCCGTGCTGGTCGCCGCACCCGGCAATGGTGCTGCTATCGGTGGCATAAAAGTCACCACCGACAACGGTTGGTTCGCTGCCCGCCCAAGCGGCACAGAATCGCTTTACAAGGTGTATGCCGAGAGTTTCAAAGGCGAACAGCATCTGGATGAACTGATTGAGAATGCCAAGGGGCTATTGGCAGGGGTGTTGAAGGGGTAG
- a CDS encoding IS110 family transposase — protein MNISRVGVDIAKSVFHVHGVDRHEKPQWRGKYSRAKWLEAISRRVPQGAVIGMEACASAHYWARELQARGYQVKLIAAQFVKPYVKTNKNDRADAEAICEALGRPTMRFVAVKTVDQQDCQATHRIREELISQRTAKANQIRGLVGEYGFTAPTGIQQLRRALPLWLEDATNGLSDRFRCLLADLADDLRYLDERVAQLTSAIETHANTDPVAKRLMTLRGIGPITASALSGVLGDGAIYKRGRDFAASLGLTPRQHSTGGRERLLGISKRGNSYLRKLLVHGARAVLRFAVRQEDGLSQWIKHLAVRKHRNVAIVALANKTARMAWAVTRYEVPYNPELAAAA, from the coding sequence ATGAACATTAGCCGAGTTGGTGTGGATATCGCAAAGTCTGTCTTTCACGTACATGGCGTTGACCGGCATGAGAAGCCTCAATGGCGGGGTAAATATTCCCGGGCCAAGTGGTTGGAAGCTATCTCGCGCCGTGTGCCCCAAGGGGCTGTCATCGGCATGGAAGCCTGTGCGTCTGCCCACTACTGGGCACGTGAACTTCAAGCGCGTGGTTACCAGGTCAAGCTGATCGCCGCCCAATTCGTGAAGCCTTACGTTAAAACGAATAAAAATGATCGGGCAGATGCTGAAGCGATTTGTGAAGCATTAGGCCGTCCTACGATGCGCTTCGTGGCCGTAAAAACCGTTGATCAACAGGACTGCCAAGCCACCCACCGGATCCGTGAAGAGCTGATTAGCCAGCGCACGGCGAAGGCCAATCAAATCCGTGGCCTCGTCGGTGAGTATGGGTTTACTGCACCCACCGGTATCCAGCAGTTACGGCGGGCGCTGCCTCTTTGGCTGGAGGATGCCACCAATGGGCTCAGTGACCGCTTTCGCTGCCTTCTGGCCGACTTAGCGGATGACCTCCGTTATTTAGACGAGCGCGTTGCGCAATTAACGTCTGCCATTGAAACGCACGCCAACACTGACCCCGTCGCCAAACGCTTAATGACCCTGCGCGGCATTGGCCCCATCACCGCCAGTGCCTTATCGGGTGTGCTGGGTGACGGCGCTATTTACAAGCGAGGACGCGACTTTGCCGCCTCGTTAGGGCTGACCCCGCGTCAACACAGCACGGGCGGACGAGAGCGCCTGTTGGGGATTAGTAAGCGTGGCAACAGTTATCTACGAAAGCTGTTGGTACATGGCGCACGAGCGGTGCTGCGTTTTGCCGTCAGGCAAGAAGACGGGCTTAGTCAGTGGATCAAGCATCTTGCCGTGCGCAAACATCGTAACGTGGCGATTGTGGCGCTAGCCAACAAGACAGCGCGTATGGCGTGGGCCGTCACGCGTTACGAGGTGCCGTATAACCCTGAGTTGGCTGCCGCGGCGTAA